The Dioscorea cayenensis subsp. rotundata cultivar TDr96_F1 chromosome 18, TDr96_F1_v2_PseudoChromosome.rev07_lg8_w22 25.fasta, whole genome shotgun sequence genome includes the window AAAGGTAAATATGGTTTTTATCACAGAATCAAAGGGACAATTatgtaaatagaaatttttACAAGGTCATTATGCAAGCAAATTTCTTTGTTAAAAATGAGAAGTCAAGAGATAGAGACTACTCAAATGGGGCCATTAATAGTGTGGTCCTGTTAAACTTTAGGGCTACCCTCTGACTAGTGTACCCTACAATGGAGGACAATGGGGCCCACCTGTCATTTCTTTCCACGTGGCTAGCATCTGGCCCATCCAATGAGGTTAGACTGCCACGTGGAATCCATCTAGAGGACAAGATGGGAGGCTACCCTGCCCTAAACTAGGACCACATTTTGATTGGGCTGGTTCTTCTTCTTAGGACCATCTTTTTCATTAAGACCTTTTACCAAAAACAGCTACCACTTGCTCTTGTGAGTAAATTTTGGATTAATGCTTTGGATATAAAGAAAGCTTCCAGATGaatctatataaattaaattatcatcatattaatgaaaatttggggacccttttctttaaaaaataaaaaataataactgcCAACTTGTGGCATTAAAAAAACAGGGTGTCTGTCAATTGCCCCCTTCAACCAAAGGATTTAATCCATGTGAATGTATCATGTATGATAAGGGCAtatgatatatgaaaaaaatttatgcacATTTTTGACAAATTTCATGTGAATTGGAATATTTATTGGTCAGTAACCCTGTGAAGTGATGTAACtggtttaatttaataaataaattaaataaataaataaaatggatatGATTAGGATATTTACATGATTGCCTTGGAGAGACTGACTATATTGTTTGAAAGTTTTGTCTCTAGAGTCTaaacaagtgaaaaaaaaaatttaaaatatttttttgtttaaaaataaaataaattgtattttttttaatttcacttttatttcaataaaaaaaattacagtcaTCACcaaagtttattaaaaaaataataattgagattttttttaataaaagaatatgCTAGTCAAATACTggcaattaaatattttatcacaCTTTTTTGGGAGCAGAGGAAGtacttgcatatatatatatatatgaggactaATTCTCTATGAACGTTCATAGATAAACAATTTATGAATGACCATTATCAGCCATTAGATCTCGATCCAACGATTAACATTAATGAACAGTAGTTACTACATGTGGTTATTATTTGGAAAAACACAATGAACTGTAACACTAATCATCAATGTTGACTGTTGGATAGTGATCCAATGGCTGATAATTAGacgttcataaatttttatctatAGACGTCTATATagaagatgtatatatatatatatatatatatatatatatatatataatgagacaTCATAGAATTACTCATTTTGTACGGATGTATATGtgaaattccaaaaagatatTTTCCTAATTAAAATCACGCAAAAAGGCCACTAATATTAGGCCATGGGCTGAGGAGAGTTCAGGACACCACGGCCCATTTTAAAATGGCCCTTTTTTCACGCAAAAGCCCATCACGTGGAAGTTGCGAGCCCATCCCCGCCAAAAACCCTATTTCGTTTCGGGAGTTCACTACTCCCTCACGCTTCTGGCGTTCcaccatctctctctctctctctctctctctctctctctctgaagGTAAGCATTAGCCCTAAATCGCATTGTTTGCTTGTAATTTCTGGTTCATTGCTGTCATCGATCTCGTTATTCTCATCGATTTCTTAGGGTTTCTCATCTATTGTTGTAATGgtggttttctttttgttttcttttgttctgtTTTGTTCCGACATAGGGTTCTGAGATCATGCGAGATATATGTTTCATGTAATTTGGATTAGTGGAAATGGACGGaaagtgtttttgtttttgtttttgaaaattatgaaaattttgattttgattttttttggtttgattggATTTAAGTGTCGGCTTGCATTTGAGATATAATTTGAAGAGTTTTCACGACCTTTTATGTGGAATGAGGAATGCGTCATGTGGGGAAATGATGGGTTTTGTGAGATGCGAACTGTGTAATTTGGATTCGTAGGAATGGATGGGAAGTGAGTTTTGAGTTTGTTGTTTTcgttgttgttgtggttgttgttgttgttgttcttcttcttttttttgagTTTGAGGTCTGGTTTTGGATATTTTCACCTTATGATCTTTTAGGTGACAAGTAGAATAAACCATGTGTGAGAAATGATGGGATTTATAAGAAACAAAAGATGCTTGTGGTTTTATTCTTGATGCATAGTGAGATATTATGTCATTATGAAAGGAAAATGTTAGAATAAGTATGAAATGATGAAACTTATTaaggttttgttttcaaaataaaatcagaattccaTTTGTAGCCTTTTGTGTATGTCTTTATAATCTATTAGTTGAAAATCTGGTGTATTTCTCGAAATTTTGGAATACTAGTTTTATTTAAGGTATATCATTattgtttgatgtttttatgCGATGCAGATGGGTTTACGATGTTTCTCGTTGTTGCTATGTCGTTTCGGCATggcatgttttttgttttgatgttaTTATTGTGATTATAGTAAGTTGTTGTTCACTTCAGTTTGTGTCAGAGGTGCTATTGGTTCAATAAAGTTGTCGTATTCGCATAATTCAAGGAGCTGTGACTTGTGTCCATTTTGATGGGTGATAGTTCAGATGAGTCCTTGGATATTAGTGATTCTGAAGTTGGTGAGTATGAagagaaattttatttgaagcTAAAGAAGGGAGATGTTAGAGTAAAACACGCGGACAATGCATACAGATGCCCATTCTGTGCGGGGAAGAAGAAGCAAGACTACCATTACAAAGATTTACTTCAACATGCCACTGGCATCGGTAATTCTCATAGAGGTGGAAAAGTCAAGGCAAATCACCTAGCATTGGCAAGGTTCTTGAAGAATGACCTACCTGACACAGGAGGGCCATCCCAGAAACCATTATCTATTGGGCAGCAGCCAGTTCCTAAGCccaagaatgaagaaaaatttgtaTGGCCATGGGCTGGAATCCTCGCTAATGTCCCCATAGAGAAGCAAATGGATGGACGCTATGTTGGTGAGAGTGGAAATAGAATCAAGGACAGGCTTTCCAGATTTAATCCTCTGAAAGTTATCCCAATTTGGGGTTACCATGGTCACTCGGGCTATGCAATTGTTGAATTCAGCAAGGACTGGAGTGGTTTCAACGATGCCATGGCTTTTGAGAAACATTTTGAATCAGATCATTGTGGGAAGCAGGATTTCGATCGAAGAAGGAGACATCACCGGCAGCAATCATACCTTTATGGATGGGTTGCTCGAGCCGAGGATTACCACTCTAGGGATCCATTCGGTAACCATCTACGGAAGAATGGGGACTTGAAAACTGTTTCTGAAATTACTGATGAGGAACAAAGGAAGACTGGTAAACTTGTGAAAAATCTAGCTAACGTGATAGAGGCAAAGAACAAGCATTTGCTAGATTTGGAATGCAAATTCACGCAGACGACCATGTCTCTTGagaagatgattgaagatcatgacAAATTGCAGCACCAACATAACAAAGGTGGCTTCTTAATTAGTTCTTTTCTTTGTGATCCAGCTATTATTTTACGTTTGACTTGGTTCTGTGCCTGATATCTTCTAATCTGTTTTAACTGTTGGCTATAAGAGTTTGTACCTGTAACTTAGTCTGGGGCTTGGATTATTGTAAGTTTGAATTGCATAGGTTTTTAGTTTGATCGTTCCTTCTGGATGTAAATGGGTGCACACAAAACCTGAGGATGTAAATTAGGTTTTCAGAGCTTTCCTGGCAGTCGAAATTTCCCTTTTCTGCACCTCTCATTCTATCTTGTTCTTGGGAAGCTTTTGGTGCAGACACTGCCTGCAAGTAATTTCAACTCTTTCAGTTCAAAAGTAATGGAAGATGGTTTAACATATGGCCATCTGACTGTGTTTGTCTAGTGTGTAGAATGTGGTTAATCTGCATAATGTTGCCTTAATGGTGTATTCAGTGTTTTGTCAATAGAGGTATACTTTATTATGCTTAAACAGTATTGAATATTTCGCATCATGAAATAATAGAAAAGGGAGATGCTGATTTGTTAAGATTTACTCCTTTGTTACAGCCAAAACTTTATAACTAATGTTTCATTCATGTAGTTTGAAGCTTCTGAACTTCTTTAGTATTACTATTATACTGGTATTTGTATTTGCTGGCTTGTTACACTCAGCGATTgtctttttgtgtgtgtgtgtgtgtgtgtgtgtggcctTTGACAGAAATAGAAAAGCTGCAGCGGGAAGCTAGTGAGCATTCACGTAAGGTTATATTGGAGAATGGAAAACTGAAGTCGGAGCTGGAAACTAAAAGGAAACAACTTCACACCAGATCCAGACAACTTGATAAACTAGTTGCTCAAACTGACGCTGAGAGAAAGAAGCTTGATGATGAGAGGCAGAAGGTTACAGTTCTCTCACTCTGACAAATTGATGATGAGTGCCCATTTAATGAGAATCGACATCTTGATGCAAGATATTGTTTGAAATGAAACTTATATTTTGCCTGCATATTGGTGTCTTTGGGTTTGTCTGAGAGATTTCTTGGTAGGATTGCCTGTCATTGTGTAACCTAATTTCTTGTTTCATGCATCCTGCTCAAGTGAGAATATATGAA containing:
- the LOC120281825 gene encoding protein INVOLVED IN DE NOVO 2-like, with amino-acid sequence MGDSSDESLDISDSEVGEYEEKFYLKLKKGDVRVKHADNAYRCPFCAGKKKQDYHYKDLLQHATGIGNSHRGGKVKANHLALARFLKNDLPDTGGPSQKPLSIGQQPVPKPKNEEKFVWPWAGILANVPIEKQMDGRYVGESGNRIKDRLSRFNPLKVIPIWGYHGHSGYAIVEFSKDWSGFNDAMAFEKHFESDHCGKQDFDRRRRHHRQQSYLYGWVARAEDYHSRDPFGNHLRKNGDLKTVSEITDEEQRKTGKLVKNLANVIEAKNKHLLDLECKFTQTTMSLEKMIEDHDKLQHQHNKEIEKLQREASEHSRKVILENGKLKSELETKRKQLHTRSRQLDKLVAQTDAERKKLDDERQKNAMINSSLQKATDEQKMADENVLKLLEEQKRERMINNEKILQLERQLDAKQKLELQIEQLKGNLQVLQHMENEDIDSKQKIDDMKEDLETKIEELDYIQTLNQNLIIKERMSNDELQEARKELIMGLKGALGGRSFIGIKRMGELDEKPFREACKQKFPQDEPDIKAAILCSEWQEKLKNPDWHPFKVIITDGKEKEVLEEEDQNLQSLKSELGDDVYQTVIKALLEINEYNPSGRYVVPELWNFKEGRKATMKEVVQFILRNYKNHKRKR